The following are encoded in a window of Sinomonas cyclohexanicum genomic DNA:
- a CDS encoding DUF2550 domain-containing protein, which translates to MDDSALPFIVLAVVFLLLVALLCALGVRRFVLRRTLGTIDASISMASGPWRMGVCRYQDTELEWFNLLSLSPVARYRFTRSSIELLGRRAPTEAERTRVQADVVVVELAYLGESVRLAMDFSAYAGLASWLEAGPVIGVGTWR; encoded by the coding sequence ATGGACGATTCCGCTCTTCCGTTCATCGTCCTGGCAGTGGTCTTCCTGCTCCTCGTCGCATTGCTCTGTGCCCTTGGGGTGCGCCGCTTTGTCCTGCGGCGCACCCTGGGCACCATTGACGCCTCCATCTCCATGGCCTCCGGGCCGTGGCGGATGGGGGTTTGCCGTTATCAGGACACTGAACTCGAGTGGTTCAACCTGCTCTCCCTCAGTCCGGTGGCCCGGTACCGCTTCACTCGCAGCTCGATTGAGCTCCTCGGGCGGCGCGCGCCCACCGAGGCGGAGCGCACGCGCGTTCAGGCGGACGTCGTGGTCGTGGAACTGGCCTACCTCGGCGAGAGCGTCCGGCTCGCCATGGACTTCAGTGCGTACGCGGGCCTCGCCTCCTGGCTTGAGGCCGGCCCGGTCATCGGCGTCGGAACGTGGCGCTGA
- a CDS encoding F0F1 ATP synthase subunit epsilon, with protein sequence MAELEVEIVAADHFVWSGPAKMVQARTADGEIGILPGHTPVLAIMHAGDIVIEPVSGSRFTATVDGGFFSVDSDRVVIVADNAQIGESAAGTR encoded by the coding sequence ATGGCTGAGCTCGAGGTCGAGATCGTCGCGGCGGACCACTTCGTGTGGTCCGGCCCGGCGAAGATGGTCCAGGCCCGCACGGCGGACGGCGAGATCGGGATCCTTCCCGGGCACACCCCGGTTCTCGCGATCATGCACGCGGGTGACATTGTGATCGAGCCGGTCTCCGGCTCGAGGTTCACGGCCACGGTCGACGGCGGCTTCTTCTCCGTCGATTCGGACCGGGTCGTGATCGTCGCCGACAACGCCCAGATCGGCGAATCGGCCGCGGGGACCCGTTAG
- the atpD gene encoding F0F1 ATP synthase subunit beta, which produces MTATASEAVATAGATGRIARVIGPVVDVEFPADAIPQIYNALTTTITLGDHTREITFETAQHLGDNLVRAISLQATDGLVRGTKVVDTGSPISVPVGDGVKGHIFNVLGKPLDVAESEIQASDYWPIHRKAPSFAQLEGSTEMLETGIKVIDLLTPYIKGGKIGLFGGAGVGKTVLIQEMITRVARNFGGTSVFAGVGERTREGNDLWVEMDEAGVLKDTALVFGQMDEPPGTRLRVALTALTMAEYFRDVQNQDVLLFIDNIFRFTQAGSEVSTLLGRMPSAVGYQPNLADEMGLLQERITSTRGHSITSMQAIYVPADDYTDPAPATTFAHLDATTELSREIASRGLYPAVDPLTSTSRILDPQYIGQDHYDTAVRVKQILQKNKELQDIIAILGVDELSEEDKIVVARARRIQQFLSQNTYTAKQFTGVEGSTVSIKDTIEGFKAICDGELDHVAEQAFFNVGGLDDVERAWAKIQEQTK; this is translated from the coding sequence ATGACTGCCACTGCCTCTGAAGCGGTTGCTACCGCTGGCGCGACGGGCCGGATTGCCCGCGTGATCGGGCCGGTTGTCGATGTCGAGTTCCCGGCCGACGCCATTCCGCAGATCTACAACGCGCTGACCACGACGATCACGCTCGGCGACCACACCCGCGAGATCACCTTCGAGACCGCCCAGCACCTCGGCGACAACCTCGTCCGCGCCATTTCGCTGCAGGCCACCGACGGCCTCGTCCGCGGCACCAAGGTTGTCGACACCGGCTCTCCGATCTCCGTCCCCGTGGGCGACGGCGTCAAGGGCCACATCTTCAACGTCCTCGGCAAGCCCCTTGACGTTGCCGAGTCGGAGATCCAGGCCTCCGACTACTGGCCGATCCACCGCAAGGCACCGTCCTTCGCCCAGCTCGAGGGCTCCACCGAGATGCTCGAGACCGGCATCAAGGTCATCGACCTCCTCACCCCGTACATCAAGGGTGGCAAGATCGGCCTGTTCGGTGGCGCGGGCGTCGGCAAGACCGTGCTCATCCAGGAGATGATCACCCGCGTTGCGCGCAACTTCGGCGGCACCTCGGTGTTCGCCGGCGTTGGCGAGCGCACCCGTGAGGGCAACGACCTCTGGGTGGAGATGGACGAGGCGGGCGTCCTCAAGGACACCGCCCTCGTGTTCGGCCAGATGGACGAGCCGCCGGGCACGCGCCTCCGCGTGGCGCTCACGGCGCTGACCATGGCGGAGTACTTCCGCGATGTGCAGAACCAGGACGTGCTGCTCTTCATCGACAACATCTTCCGCTTCACGCAGGCCGGCTCCGAGGTCTCGACGCTCTTGGGCCGTATGCCCTCGGCCGTCGGCTACCAGCCGAACCTCGCTGACGAGATGGGCCTCCTCCAGGAGCGCATCACGTCGACCCGCGGCCACTCGATCACGTCGATGCAGGCGATCTACGTCCCCGCCGACGACTACACCGACCCGGCACCGGCGACGACGTTCGCGCACCTCGACGCGACGACCGAGCTCTCGCGTGAGATCGCCTCGCGCGGCCTGTACCCGGCCGTCGATCCGCTGACCTCGACGTCGCGCATCCTCGACCCGCAGTACATCGGCCAGGACCACTACGACACGGCCGTGCGCGTCAAGCAGATCCTCCAGAAGAACAAGGAACTGCAGGACATCATCGCGATCCTCGGCGTCGACGAGCTCTCCGAAGAGGACAAGATCGTCGTGGCCCGCGCCCGCCGCATCCAGCAGTTCCTCTCGCAGAACACCTACACCGCGAAGCAGTTCACGGGCGTCGAGGGCTCGACGGTCTCCATCAAGGACACGATCGAGGGCTTCAAGGCGATCTGCGACGGCGAGCTGGACCACGTGGCGGAGCAGGCGTTCTTCAACGTCGGCGGCCTCGATGACGTCGAGCGCGCGTGGGCGAAGATCCAGGAGCAGACCAAGTAG
- a CDS encoding F0F1 ATP synthase subunit gamma — protein sequence MGAQIRVYRQKIASTSSMRKMFKAMELIATSRIGKARARVAASLPYANAITRAVSAVSSSSEIDHPLTTEPTQVRRAAVLVLTADRGQAGAYSASIMKQAEALVELLRGEGKEVATYLVGRKGQAYFDFRNREYVRVWTGGTDNPEFATAKEISKVLLDAFATRYEDGGVDEIHVVYTQFKSMVVQEPTVIRLLPLEVVEEKVTDPNEILPLYEYEPEPEQVLDALLPRYIESRIFAAMLQAAASELASRQRAMKNAGDNATDLIKKYTRLRNTARQAEITQELTEIIAGADALSA from the coding sequence ATGGGAGCCCAGATCCGGGTCTACCGCCAGAAGATTGCCTCGACGTCGTCGATGCGCAAGATGTTCAAGGCGATGGAGCTGATTGCTACCTCCCGCATCGGCAAGGCCCGTGCCCGCGTGGCCGCGTCCCTGCCGTATGCGAATGCCATTACCCGCGCCGTTTCTGCTGTCTCCTCTTCGTCCGAGATCGACCACCCGCTGACGACCGAGCCCACCCAGGTGCGGCGCGCGGCAGTGCTGGTCCTCACGGCAGACCGAGGCCAGGCCGGCGCCTACTCGGCGAGCATCATGAAGCAGGCCGAGGCGCTCGTCGAACTCCTCCGCGGAGAGGGCAAGGAGGTGGCCACGTACCTCGTCGGCCGCAAGGGCCAGGCCTACTTCGACTTCCGCAACCGCGAGTACGTGCGGGTGTGGACCGGCGGGACCGACAACCCCGAGTTCGCGACCGCGAAGGAGATCAGCAAGGTTCTCCTTGACGCCTTCGCCACGCGGTACGAGGACGGCGGGGTCGACGAGATCCACGTCGTGTACACCCAGTTCAAGTCGATGGTGGTGCAGGAGCCCACGGTGATCCGACTGCTTCCCCTCGAGGTCGTCGAGGAGAAGGTGACGGATCCGAACGAGATCCTGCCGCTCTACGAGTACGAGCCGGAGCCGGAGCAGGTGCTCGACGCCCTCCTTCCGCGCTACATCGAATCGCGCATCTTCGCGGCCATGCTCCAGGCGGCGGCGAGCGAGCTCGCCTCGCGCCAGCGCGCCATGAAGAACGCGGGCGACAACGCGACCGACCTGATCAAGAAGTACACGCGACTGCGCAACACCGCCCGCCAGGCGGAGATCACGCAGGAGCTGACCGAGATCATCGCCGGCGCCGACGCCCTCAGCGCCTGA
- the atpA gene encoding F0F1 ATP synthase subunit alpha: MAELTINADDVRSALNDFAASYEPGAAERVEVGRVTTAGDGIARVEGLPSVMANELLRFEDGTLGLAQNLDVREIGVIILGDFGGIEEGMEVHRTGQILSVPVGDAFLGRVVDPLGAPIDDLGPISAETTRALELQAPGVTQRKSVHEPMQTGLKAIDAMIPIGRGQRQLIIGDRQTGKTAIAVDTIINQKANWASGDATKQVRCIYVAIGQKASTIAAVRQTLEDHGALEYTTIVASPASDPAGFKYLAPYAGSAIGQHWMYGGKHVLIIFDDLSKQAEAYRAVSLLLRRPPGREAYPGDVFYLHSRLLERCAKLSDELGAGSMTGLPIIETKANDVSAYIPTNVISITDGQIFLQSDLFNANQRPAVDVGISVSRVGGAAQVKSMKSVSGTLKLDLAQYRDMQAFAMFASDLDAASRQQLTRGARLMELLKQGQYSPYPVEEQVVSIWAGTRGYLDDVPVEDVRRFESDFIDYLKRKTSILTTLAQTNKLEDDTVEALKTAVADFKKGFFGEGDSQLVGAGHEEHDALPEGDVNQEKIVKQKR; encoded by the coding sequence ATGGCCGAATTGACCATCAATGCCGACGACGTCCGCAGCGCGCTGAACGACTTCGCGGCTTCCTACGAGCCTGGCGCGGCTGAGCGCGTCGAGGTCGGCCGTGTCACCACCGCCGGCGACGGCATTGCCCGTGTCGAGGGTCTCCCCTCGGTCATGGCGAACGAGCTCCTCCGCTTCGAGGACGGCACCCTGGGCCTGGCCCAGAACCTGGACGTCCGCGAGATCGGCGTCATCATCCTCGGCGACTTCGGCGGGATCGAGGAGGGCATGGAGGTGCACCGCACCGGCCAGATCCTCTCCGTCCCCGTGGGCGACGCGTTCCTCGGCCGCGTGGTCGATCCGCTCGGCGCGCCGATCGACGACCTCGGCCCGATCAGCGCCGAGACGACCCGTGCCCTGGAGCTCCAGGCTCCCGGCGTGACGCAGCGCAAGTCGGTCCACGAGCCGATGCAGACGGGCCTCAAGGCCATCGACGCGATGATCCCGATCGGCCGCGGCCAGCGCCAGCTGATCATCGGCGACCGCCAGACCGGCAAGACGGCCATCGCGGTGGACACGATCATCAACCAGAAGGCCAACTGGGCCTCGGGCGACGCGACCAAGCAGGTCCGCTGCATCTACGTGGCCATCGGGCAGAAGGCCTCGACGATCGCGGCCGTGCGCCAGACCCTCGAGGACCACGGCGCGCTCGAGTACACGACGATCGTGGCCTCCCCGGCGTCCGACCCGGCAGGCTTCAAGTACCTTGCCCCGTACGCAGGCTCGGCCATCGGCCAGCACTGGATGTACGGCGGCAAGCACGTCCTGATCATCTTCGATGACCTCTCGAAGCAGGCCGAGGCCTACCGTGCGGTCTCCCTCCTCCTGCGCCGTCCGCCGGGCCGCGAGGCCTACCCGGGCGACGTCTTCTACTTGCACTCCCGTCTCCTCGAGCGCTGCGCGAAGCTCTCGGACGAGCTCGGTGCCGGCTCGATGACCGGTCTGCCGATCATCGAGACCAAGGCGAACGACGTCTCGGCGTACATCCCGACGAACGTCATCTCCATCACCGATGGCCAGATCTTCCTGCAGTCCGACCTGTTCAACGCCAACCAGCGCCCCGCTGTCGACGTCGGCATCTCGGTCTCGCGGGTCGGCGGCGCCGCACAGGTGAAGTCGATGAAGTCGGTCTCCGGCACGCTCAAGCTCGACCTCGCCCAGTACCGCGATATGCAGGCCTTCGCGATGTTCGCCTCGGACCTCGACGCGGCCTCCCGCCAGCAGCTCACCCGTGGCGCCCGCCTCATGGAGCTGCTCAAGCAGGGCCAGTACTCGCCGTATCCCGTGGAAGAGCAGGTCGTCTCGATCTGGGCCGGCACGCGCGGCTACCTCGATGACGTCCCAGTCGAGGATGTCCGCCGCTTCGAGTCGGACTTCATCGACTACCTCAAGCGCAAGACGTCCATCCTGACGACGCTTGCCCAGACCAACAAGCTCGAGGACGACACGGTCGAGGCGCTCAAGACCGCCGTGGCGGACTTCAAGAAGGGCTTCTTCGGCGAGGGCGACAGCCAGCTGGTCGGCGCCGGCCACGAGGAGCACGACGCGCTCCCCGAGGGTGACGTCAACCAGGAAAAGATCGTCAAGCAGAAGCGCTGA
- a CDS encoding F0F1 ATP synthase subunit delta, with protein MAGVSSESLSAALADLEAMLPTASLSLAGELFGVLGVLDGSAGLRRALTDPTREGNEKSALVHSLLDGKASSDAVEITAKLAALRWAGARDISDALETLASTVAIAVAEQGNGIDGGVGGLEKLENDLFAFKGTVDSDHELQAALTDPQATASAKRTLALRLVPNASAEAQLLIGQAAEAPRGLRPTALVEKFAELAARRQKRWIAEVVVARPLSGEQTERLRTGLNRLYGRELKLNTTVDPSLVGGLRVTVGDEVIDASTVTRLGELRRQFATQA; from the coding sequence ATGGCAGGAGTATCGAGCGAGTCGCTGTCCGCGGCGCTGGCGGACCTTGAGGCCATGCTGCCGACGGCATCGCTGTCGCTGGCGGGGGAGCTCTTCGGCGTCCTCGGTGTCCTTGACGGCTCCGCCGGCCTTCGCCGCGCGCTGACCGATCCGACCCGCGAGGGGAACGAGAAGTCGGCGCTCGTGCACAGCCTGCTGGACGGCAAGGCGTCCTCGGACGCGGTCGAGATCACGGCGAAGCTTGCCGCGCTGCGCTGGGCTGGCGCCCGGGACATCAGCGATGCACTCGAGACCCTTGCCTCGACCGTGGCCATCGCGGTTGCGGAGCAGGGCAACGGTATCGACGGCGGAGTGGGCGGGCTCGAGAAGCTGGAGAATGACCTCTTTGCCTTCAAGGGGACCGTCGACTCCGACCACGAGCTCCAGGCCGCGCTGACCGATCCCCAGGCCACGGCGTCCGCCAAGCGGACGCTCGCGCTGCGGCTCGTCCCGAACGCCTCCGCAGAGGCCCAGCTCCTGATCGGCCAGGCGGCCGAGGCCCCCCGCGGGCTCAGGCCGACCGCGCTGGTCGAGAAGTTCGCTGAGCTCGCGGCCAGGCGCCAGAAGCGCTGGATCGCCGAGGTGGTCGTCGCCCGCCCGCTCAGCGGGGAGCAGACGGAACGGCTCCGCACCGGACTGAACCGCCTCTACGGGCGGGAGCTGAAGCTCAACACGACTGTGGACCCGTCGCTCGTCGGCGGACTCCGCGTGACGGTCGGCGACGAGGTGATCGACGCCTCGACTGTGACGCGGCTCGGTGAGCTGCGCCGCCAGTTCGCCACGCAGGCGTAG
- a CDS encoding F0F1 ATP synthase subunit B has protein sequence MHQFIVRAATEGTNPLMPNWWEILVVAVGFAVLLWIVVKFVVPAFEKTFAERAEAIEGGIAKAEKAQAEASAALEEYKQQLTDARTEANRIREEARAEGAQILAELKEKAAAEAARITEQAHAQIEAERQHAVASLRSEVGSMATTLAGRIVGESLDDDARASRVVDRFLADLESQNAGAAK, from the coding sequence ATGCATCAGTTCATTGTTCGCGCCGCCACCGAGGGCACGAACCCGCTCATGCCGAACTGGTGGGAGATCCTGGTCGTCGCCGTCGGCTTCGCCGTCCTGCTCTGGATCGTCGTCAAGTTCGTCGTTCCGGCGTTCGAGAAGACGTTCGCCGAGCGCGCGGAGGCCATCGAGGGCGGCATCGCCAAGGCTGAGAAGGCTCAGGCTGAGGCGTCCGCGGCGCTCGAGGAGTACAAGCAGCAGCTCACCGACGCCCGCACCGAGGCGAACCGCATCCGTGAGGAGGCGCGCGCCGAAGGTGCCCAGATCCTCGCCGAGCTCAAGGAGAAGGCGGCCGCCGAGGCCGCCCGCATCACTGAGCAGGCGCACGCCCAGATCGAGGCCGAGCGCCAGCACGCGGTAGCGTCGCTGCGTTCGGAGGTCGGCTCGATGGCCACGACGCTGGCAGGCCGCATCGTCGGGGAGTCGCTCGACGATGACGCCCGCGCCTCGCGCGTCGTGGACCGCTTCCTTGCTGACCTGGAGTCCCAGAACGCAGGTGCGGCGAAGTAA
- the atpE gene encoding ATP synthase F0 subunit C: protein MTGNLNLVGYGLSAIGGAIGVGLVFAAYINGVARQPEAQRVLQPIAFLGLALTEALAILGLVFAFVL, encoded by the coding sequence ATGACCGGCAACCTCAACCTCGTCGGCTACGGTCTCTCCGCCATCGGCGGTGCCATCGGCGTGGGTCTCGTCTTCGCGGCCTACATCAACGGCGTGGCCCGTCAGCCGGAGGCGCAGCGCGTGCTCCAGCCCATCGCGTTCCTTGGCCTCGCGCTCACCGAGGCGCTCGCGATCCTCGGCCTCGTGTTCGCCTTCGTGCTCTGA
- the atpB gene encoding F0F1 ATP synthase subunit A, with amino-acid sequence MTPLTLPAADNGAFTPPTLEDMHLPAIIPWGAGEGFSKQMLMVLLSVVIIAWFFVAASRKGQLVPGKLQFAGEYLYGFVRNSIGKDIIGGRDFMKFVPLLFALFFFILVNNIYGAVPFFQLPTMSHVGGAYFLAGLVYVTWIGVGLRKFGPRFLKLTVVPAGVPWFIMPIVVPIEIISNFIVRPMTHSLRLFATMLAGHLVVALAGSGIAFLIAQESVLLKGTSILVLAGATAMYMLEALIMVLQAYVFTLLTAIYIQGALHADAH; translated from the coding sequence TTGACCCCGCTCACGCTTCCGGCCGCTGACAACGGCGCCTTCACCCCACCTACTCTCGAGGACATGCACCTCCCGGCGATCATCCCGTGGGGCGCAGGTGAAGGCTTCTCGAAGCAGATGCTGATGGTCCTCCTCTCGGTCGTCATCATCGCCTGGTTCTTCGTGGCCGCCTCCCGCAAGGGCCAGCTCGTCCCGGGCAAGCTCCAGTTCGCCGGCGAATACCTCTACGGTTTCGTCCGCAACTCGATCGGCAAGGACATCATCGGCGGCCGGGACTTCATGAAGTTCGTGCCCCTGCTGTTCGCGCTCTTCTTCTTCATCCTCGTCAACAACATCTACGGCGCGGTCCCGTTCTTCCAGCTCCCGACCATGTCCCACGTGGGCGGCGCGTACTTCCTGGCGGGCCTCGTCTACGTCACCTGGATCGGCGTGGGCCTGCGGAAGTTCGGCCCGCGGTTCCTCAAGCTCACCGTGGTCCCCGCCGGGGTGCCGTGGTTCATCATGCCGATCGTCGTGCCGATCGAGATCATCTCGAACTTCATCGTCCGCCCGATGACGCACAGCCTCCGTCTCTTCGCGACGATGCTCGCCGGCCACCTCGTCGTGGCGCTCGCCGGCTCCGGCATCGCCTTCCTCATCGCCCAGGAGAGCGTGCTGCTCAAGGGCACCTCCATCCTCGTGCTCGCCGGAGCCACCGCGATGTACATGCTCGAGGCCCTGATCATGGTGCTCCAGGCGTACGTCTTCACCCTGCTCACCGCGATCTACATCCAGGGCGCGCTCCACGCGGACGCCCACTGA
- a CDS encoding AtpZ/AtpI family protein, with amino-acid sequence MPENRPTRPAAPQPEGDGGYNSGMAVFSYVIGGIVVWSLIGWGLDNLLKTRWLVLAGALVGIAGGIYLTLKHGLLTHRKGPDEPQDPEGPAEADRR; translated from the coding sequence ATGCCTGAGAACAGGCCCACGCGCCCCGCAGCGCCGCAGCCCGAGGGCGACGGCGGCTACAACTCCGGAATGGCCGTCTTCAGCTACGTGATTGGCGGGATCGTTGTCTGGAGTTTGATAGGGTGGGGGCTGGACAATCTCCTGAAAACGCGCTGGCTCGTGCTCGCCGGCGCACTGGTGGGGATTGCCGGCGGCATCTACCTGACACTGAAGCACGGGCTCCTCACGCACCGGAAGGGCCCCGACGAGCCTCAGGACCCAGAAGGTCCCGCCGAGGCGGACCGTCGCTGA
- a CDS encoding MraY family glycosyltransferase: MFIYVLIAMLAAIVTYAFTGVVRVLALRWDIVSPVRERDVHTRRVPRLGGLAMLAGFAVAFWAASHTVWVRAIFMDTPQPWAVLGGAAVIVALGAVDDVVDLNSWVKLAGQAVAAGIVALWGPRMTFLPLGSLPVEPEWLQIALTMFVIVLTVNAINFVDGLDGLAAGVAAIGGFAFFLTAYWVHRNALLPNYTDLATLLMALLVGICLGFLPHNVHPARIFMGDSGSMLLGLLMATGAVVATGQVASGLYDRAEGIPTFIPVVLPIVVMVLPFLDLVLAVLRRTASGRSPFSADREHVHHKLLDLGYTHRQAVAVMYVWTALVAFGGVAYAFVPWIPLTIANAIVLPAMAFLTLHPWARDAVGNGQGRPAWLRSSAWVRRFTVPFAAAVATTTLLGFAGLAAGGVPMIYPTFLALGVVIVCCGLAVVILHFAAPSLPFGRRTLVADVLMKVIAFAIVLLVVSRNPWSDSPWFWGALVLCGAVWVLAQAGVAAWQWRGMTHRWRTTARRRA; the protein is encoded by the coding sequence ATGTTCATCTATGTCCTCATAGCGATGCTCGCGGCGATCGTCACGTACGCGTTCACGGGAGTGGTCAGGGTGCTCGCGCTGCGCTGGGACATCGTCTCGCCGGTGCGCGAACGGGACGTCCACACCCGTCGCGTGCCGCGGCTGGGCGGGCTGGCGATGCTCGCGGGATTCGCCGTGGCCTTCTGGGCAGCCTCCCACACCGTCTGGGTCCGCGCGATCTTCATGGACACCCCCCAGCCGTGGGCGGTGCTGGGCGGGGCGGCGGTCATCGTCGCCCTCGGCGCGGTCGACGACGTGGTGGACCTCAACAGCTGGGTCAAGCTCGCGGGCCAGGCCGTTGCGGCCGGGATCGTGGCACTGTGGGGGCCCCGCATGACCTTCCTCCCGCTCGGCTCGCTGCCCGTGGAGCCGGAGTGGCTCCAGATCGCGCTGACGATGTTCGTGATCGTCCTCACGGTCAACGCCATCAACTTCGTGGACGGGCTGGACGGGCTCGCCGCGGGCGTCGCCGCGATCGGCGGCTTCGCGTTCTTCCTCACCGCGTACTGGGTCCACCGCAACGCGCTCCTGCCGAACTACACGGACCTCGCGACGCTGCTCATGGCGCTCCTGGTGGGCATCTGCCTCGGCTTCCTCCCGCACAACGTCCACCCGGCCAGGATCTTCATGGGGGACTCCGGGTCGATGCTCCTCGGCCTGCTCATGGCGACCGGCGCCGTAGTGGCCACCGGACAGGTGGCCTCAGGCCTCTACGACCGCGCCGAGGGCATCCCGACCTTCATCCCCGTCGTCCTGCCGATCGTCGTCATGGTCCTGCCGTTCCTCGACCTCGTCCTGGCGGTCCTGCGCCGCACGGCGAGTGGCCGCTCGCCCTTCTCCGCGGACCGGGAGCACGTCCACCACAAGCTCCTCGACCTCGGCTACACCCACCGCCAGGCCGTCGCGGTCATGTACGTGTGGACCGCGCTCGTGGCGTTCGGCGGCGTCGCCTATGCGTTCGTGCCGTGGATCCCGCTCACCATCGCCAACGCGATCGTCCTGCCCGCCATGGCCTTCCTCACCCTCCACCCCTGGGCCCGGGACGCCGTGGGCAACGGACAGGGCCGGCCCGCCTGGCTGCGCTCGAGTGCGTGGGTGCGCCGGTTCACCGTGCCCTTCGCCGCCGCGGTCGCCACCACCACGCTGCTCGGCTTCGCGGGCCTCGCGGCCGGGGGGGTGCCCATGATCTACCCGACCTTCCTCGCACTCGGCGTCGTGATCGTGTGCTGCGGGCTCGCCGTCGTGATCCTGCACTTCGCGGCGCCGTCGCTGCCGTTCGGCCGCAGGACGCTCGTCGCGGACGTGCTCATGAAGGTCATCGCCTTCGCGATCGTGCTGCTCGTGGTGAGCCGCAACCCCTGGTCCGACAGCCCCTGGTTCTGGGGCGCGCTCGTGCTGTGCGGGGCCGTGTGGGTCCTCGCCCAGGCCGGGGTGGCGGCGTGGCAGTGGCGCGGCATGACCCACCGGTGGCGCACGACGGCGCGGCGGCGCGCCTGA